The following proteins are co-located in the Haloarcula marismortui ATCC 43049 genome:
- a CDS encoding dipeptide epimerase, with translation MNWTVDRHDLPLSNPFGISRETSETSETATVELTHEGTTGIGAVTPSAYYDESAQSVAQTLPLLCETVDGIGDPHAQQRIERDLAEQAPDQPAARMALSIAVHDLAARQLDLPLYRQWGLDPDAVPPTTYTVGIASPERMAEKAGKAADSGFGHLKVKLGTGDDRARLDAVRDAAPDAELRVDANAAWTAQEAIDNADWLADAGVTMLEQPVEAHDIDGLRRVTDATEIPVAADESCVTASDVPRVADACDIVNAKLVKCGGLRPATRLLNAADAHGLDLMLGCMVESNASIAAAVHLAPLVDYVDLDGALLLAADPYDGVSLDGDVFDLTAVSAGTGVRRMRDA, from the coding sequence ATGAACTGGACCGTCGACCGCCACGACCTGCCGCTGTCGAACCCATTCGGCATCTCGCGGGAGACCAGTGAGACCAGCGAGACCGCCACAGTCGAACTCACCCACGAGGGAACCACCGGCATTGGAGCCGTCACGCCGTCGGCCTACTACGACGAGAGCGCCCAGTCGGTGGCTCAAACGCTGCCGTTGCTCTGTGAGACCGTCGACGGCATCGGTGACCCACACGCCCAGCAACGCATTGAGCGGGACCTCGCCGAGCAAGCGCCGGACCAGCCAGCCGCTCGGATGGCACTCTCTATCGCCGTCCACGACCTCGCCGCTCGGCAGTTAGACCTGCCGCTGTACCGCCAGTGGGGCCTCGACCCCGACGCCGTCCCGCCAACGACCTACACGGTCGGCATCGCCTCGCCCGAGCGGATGGCCGAGAAAGCCGGGAAGGCGGCCGACAGCGGCTTCGGCCATCTGAAGGTCAAACTCGGGACTGGGGACGACCGGGCGCGGCTGGACGCGGTCCGGGACGCGGCCCCCGATGCCGAACTACGTGTCGACGCCAACGCCGCCTGGACTGCACAGGAGGCTATCGACAATGCGGACTGGCTTGCCGACGCTGGCGTCACGATGCTGGAACAGCCGGTCGAGGCCCACGATATCGACGGCCTCCGCCGCGTGACCGACGCGACCGAAATCCCCGTCGCCGCCGACGAGTCCTGCGTGACTGCGTCGGACGTGCCGCGGGTCGCTGACGCCTGTGATATTGTCAACGCCAAACTCGTCAAATGCGGCGGCCTCCGGCCCGCAACCCGACTGCTCAACGCCGCCGACGCCCACGGCCTCGACCTGATGCTCGGGTGTATGGTCGAGTCCAACGCCAGTATCGCCGCGGCGGTCCACCTCGCACCGCTTGTCGACTACGTCGACCTCGATGGTGCGCTCTTGCTGGCGGCAGACCCGTACGACGGCGTGTCGCTCGACGGCGACGTGTTCGACCTCACTGCAGTATCGGCCGGCACCGGGGTCCGGCGGATGCGAGATGCGTAG
- a CDS encoding HTH domain-containing protein — protein sequence MQGSTQPDDTRAELYVRSLLPDGHTQQQAAVIDRIKGLSDTDVLSDFSVQVIGRQIPSTPAEARTELGLFALNRVSVFQEWAKRNKCSLEPAFQVRSVDSEMSGEQYRAIVFPVQLLAEYTGSELRCVTPHTADGETVTVMDRLTMLEGEEELALSSLERASAARPPAQSDLPAADTVDEDSDPPLPE from the coding sequence ATGCAGGGGAGCACGCAGCCAGATGATACACGGGCAGAACTGTACGTTCGTTCACTGCTGCCCGACGGGCACACGCAGCAACAGGCTGCGGTTATCGACCGAATTAAGGGGTTGTCGGACACTGATGTTTTGTCGGACTTTAGCGTTCAGGTCATTGGTCGGCAGATACCGTCCACACCAGCGGAGGCACGGACCGAACTGGGACTCTTCGCACTCAACCGGGTGAGCGTCTTTCAGGAATGGGCAAAACGCAACAAATGTTCACTCGAACCTGCGTTTCAGGTCCGGTCGGTTGACTCTGAGATGTCGGGGGAGCAGTACCGGGCGATCGTGTTCCCGGTCCAACTATTAGCCGAGTACACCGGGTCGGAACTCAGGTGCGTGACGCCGCATACGGCCGACGGGGAGACTGTCACTGTCATGGACCGGCTTACCATGCTTGAAGGCGAGGAAGAACTGGCGCTCTCATCGTTGGAGCGGGCAAGCGCAGCACGGCCACCGGCCCAGTCTGACCTGCCGGCGGCCGACACTGTCGATGAGGATTCGGACCCGCCGTTGCCAGAGTAA
- a CDS encoding helix-turn-helix domain-containing protein yields the protein MTDIKAVVRVEHPDIVLTETVTHAPDSNVRSVSEAGTDPTSGRFFYHIESPDFQQFEAGLQNDSTIGEFERVIETRDNEAIYSFEYTDEAKILSPVISSANGVILDMENDGSAWILTIWMPERTALAHLWDYAQENDIDIDLLRVNEYASLGNTDAGLTDSQREALLVALETGYFEEPRNATLSDVAADLDISQPAASGLLRRGIKRLIISSLRDDDGPPN from the coding sequence ATGACCGATATCAAGGCGGTCGTCCGGGTCGAGCACCCTGACATCGTGCTTACAGAGACCGTGACCCACGCCCCAGATTCGAACGTCAGGTCCGTGTCAGAGGCGGGTACGGACCCGACGTCGGGCAGGTTCTTTTACCATATCGAATCGCCTGATTTCCAGCAGTTCGAGGCCGGGTTACAGAACGACAGCACTATCGGCGAATTCGAGCGCGTCATCGAAACCAGAGACAACGAGGCCATCTACAGCTTTGAGTACACTGACGAGGCGAAGATTCTCTCTCCCGTAATCTCATCCGCGAATGGGGTTATCCTCGACATGGAAAACGACGGGAGCGCATGGATACTGACGATATGGATGCCAGAGCGAACGGCTCTCGCTCATCTCTGGGACTATGCTCAAGAGAACGACATCGACATCGACCTGCTGCGCGTGAACGAATACGCCAGCCTGGGCAACACGGATGCGGGGTTGACTGATAGCCAGCGGGAAGCACTCCTTGTCGCACTCGAAACGGGATATTTCGAAGAACCACGGAACGCGACTCTCAGCGACGTTGCCGCCGACCTAGACATCTCTCAGCCTGCGGCCAGCGGTCTCCTTCGACGTGGCATCAAGCGGCTCATCATCTCCTCGCTGAGAGATGACGACGGACCGCCGAACTGA
- a CDS encoding peroxiredoxin — protein MVSTGDTAPDISATIANGEVEDFELSDHLGDGPVVLAFFPGAFTPPCSNEMVALQEHLGDFHDAGATVLGLSADSAFSLNSFRDEHGLEFDLLSDMGRSAIQDYGLEIDIEDLGLLGVANRAVFVVDDDGEVAYSWVADDPTNEPDYDELLDAAESA, from the coding sequence ATGGTATCCACAGGCGACACAGCGCCGGACATCTCGGCGACAATCGCGAACGGTGAGGTAGAGGACTTCGAACTGAGCGACCACCTGGGCGACGGGCCGGTCGTGCTGGCTTTCTTCCCGGGCGCGTTCACACCGCCGTGCTCCAACGAGATGGTCGCCCTGCAGGAGCACCTCGGTGACTTCCACGACGCCGGCGCGACGGTCCTCGGCCTCAGCGCCGACTCGGCGTTCTCGCTGAACTCCTTCCGTGATGAGCACGGGCTGGAGTTCGACCTGCTCAGCGACATGGGCCGGTCGGCGATTCAGGACTACGGTCTCGAAATTGACATCGAAGACCTCGGGCTGCTCGGCGTCGCAAACCGCGCCGTGTTCGTCGTCGACGACGACGGCGAAGTCGCCTACAGCTGGGTCGCCGATGACCCGACCAACGAGCCGGACTACGACGAACTGCTGGACGCCGCCGAGTCGGCGTAA
- a CDS encoding universal stress protein gives MYDSVLVATDGSSGTTETLAHATSIARDNDATLHGLYVVDRRLYVAADKANQDEVRQSLEEEGDVALDDIVVGGEEAGVEVVTTMAEGIPHKTITDYAEEEDIDVIVMGTHGRTGRDRVANLGSVTERVVQSAPVPVLVVHIE, from the coding sequence ATGTACGATTCGGTGCTCGTGGCCACAGACGGCAGTTCGGGAACGACAGAGACGCTCGCACACGCCACCTCGATCGCGCGTGACAACGACGCGACTCTCCATGGACTGTACGTCGTGGACAGGCGACTCTACGTCGCGGCCGACAAGGCCAATCAAGACGAGGTGCGTCAGTCGCTGGAGGAAGAGGGAGATGTCGCGCTTGACGACATCGTGGTCGGCGGCGAGGAAGCCGGCGTCGAAGTCGTCACGACCATGGCAGAAGGGATTCCCCACAAGACAATCACCGACTACGCCGAGGAGGAAGACATTGATGTCATCGTGATGGGGACCCACGGCCGAACCGGACGAGACCGGGTCGCCAATCTCGGGAGTGTCACCGAACGGGTCGTCCAGAGCGCGCCCGTCCCCGTTCTCGTCGTCCACATCGAATAG
- a CDS encoding DUF5802 family protein codes for MFEQFSRGYYLGRLYVEPRDDAAAAMCREQHERVNEQLYASGDGVERTDYPLVMKLGSQHFAVHGDEQVPADTLVVPEPMLEDANVRNPPSLEEVFLAKADHAAQLLSISEGTPTLPDTAV; via the coding sequence ATGTTCGAACAGTTTTCGCGGGGATACTACCTCGGCCGCCTCTACGTCGAACCGAGAGACGACGCGGCGGCCGCGATGTGTCGCGAGCAGCACGAACGAGTGAACGAACAGTTGTACGCCTCCGGAGACGGGGTTGAGCGCACAGACTATCCGCTGGTAATGAAACTCGGCTCCCAGCATTTCGCCGTCCACGGGGACGAACAGGTCCCGGCGGACACACTCGTCGTTCCCGAACCGATGCTCGAAGACGCCAACGTCCGGAACCCGCCCAGCCTCGAAGAAGTGTTTCTGGCGAAAGCGGACCACGCCGCACAACTGCTCTCTATCTCCGAGGGGACGCCGACACTGCCCGACACCGCTGTCTGA
- a CDS encoding gamma carbonic anhydrase family protein, with protein sequence MDSREYAFEGATPDIHGYAHVSREATLVGDVTIGPNANVWPGVVLRGDVAPVEVGRESAIGDGAIVHASTVGEKVMVGHGAVLNDAHVRDGALVGFNSTVSDATIGEGSIVAMGTVVPPGYEVPAESFVRGSPATVTPLSETTIDPNEVFEAFSSGDYANLAARHEDLFE encoded by the coding sequence ATGGACAGCCGAGAGTACGCCTTCGAAGGAGCCACGCCAGATATCCACGGATACGCCCACGTCAGCCGCGAGGCGACACTGGTGGGTGATGTCACCATCGGCCCGAACGCGAACGTCTGGCCCGGTGTCGTGTTGCGCGGCGACGTGGCCCCCGTCGAGGTGGGCCGCGAATCGGCGATCGGTGACGGGGCCATCGTCCACGCCTCGACCGTCGGCGAGAAGGTGATGGTCGGCCACGGAGCCGTCCTCAACGACGCCCATGTACGCGACGGGGCGCTCGTTGGGTTCAATTCGACGGTCAGCGACGCCACCATCGGCGAGGGCTCTATCGTCGCGATGGGGACGGTTGTTCCACCAGGCTACGAGGTGCCCGCGGAGTCCTTTGTCCGCGGGAGCCCGGCCACAGTGACGCCGCTGTCCGAGACCACGATCGACCCCAACGAAGTGTTCGAAGCGTTCAGCTCCGGCGATTACGCCAACCTCGCGGCTCGCCACGAGGACCTCTTCGAGTAA
- a CDS encoding DUF1405 domain-containing protein — translation MSEQRGPLPRRYARYYLEQTPSLVWLLVVNAVAMLVGVRFYVETMPEVSTFLWPLYADSPAALFLMTLSVATLLPFLGKSLDEVPLTVPLAYLHTIALVWLVKMGLWTVVALNIGFDAYFPAPWAYFGIIITHLGFVAEGLLVPHYARTTKGALVTALVLALANDVLDYGFGYHPPLRYDPGVVLPLATVALSVLSVGIVWRLLPMQVPSKKTA, via the coding sequence ATGAGCGAGCAGCGGGGGCCGTTGCCACGTCGGTACGCGCGGTACTATCTGGAACAGACGCCGAGTCTCGTGTGGCTGCTGGTTGTCAACGCTGTCGCGATGCTCGTTGGCGTCCGGTTCTACGTCGAAACAATGCCCGAAGTGTCGACGTTTCTCTGGCCGTTGTACGCCGACTCGCCGGCTGCGCTATTCCTCATGACACTCTCGGTAGCTACCCTTCTGCCGTTCCTCGGCAAGTCGCTCGACGAGGTTCCGCTGACGGTGCCGCTCGCGTACCTCCACACGATTGCGCTGGTCTGGCTGGTCAAGATGGGGCTGTGGACTGTCGTGGCGTTAAACATCGGCTTCGACGCCTACTTCCCGGCTCCGTGGGCGTATTTCGGCATCATCATTACCCACCTCGGCTTCGTCGCCGAGGGACTGTTAGTCCCACACTACGCCCGAACGACGAAGGGCGCGCTCGTGACTGCGCTGGTGCTGGCACTCGCTAACGACGTCCTCGATTACGGCTTCGGCTACCATCCGCCGTTGCGATACGACCCAGGGGTGGTGTTACCGCTCGCGACTGTCGCACTCTCGGTGCTATCGGTGGGAATCGTCTGGCGGCTGCTGCCGATGCAAGTGCCGAGTAAAAAGACAGCTTAA
- a CDS encoding DUF1611 domain-containing protein encodes MAVAILTHDAFPDRAKTAVGLLRYGDRTVRALIDRERAGQRVHDSLPDVQDAPVVASMADAPEVDALVIGISPIGGEFDESWREDVRTALERGCDVYSGLHDFLADDDEFARLAAEHGAELHDLRKPPEDLTVAAGTAGDVDATVVTTVGTDCSTGKMTASFEIRDAARERGLDAAVVPTGQTGIAISDRGIVIDRVIADYAAGAVERLVEEAQAADLLVVEGQGALAHPAYSGVTTSILHGSVPDALVMCHEAGREAIHGYESFDIPPLPEYVDIYERLAAPISDASVVAGMLNTRHLDDDAAADAVAGYSAALDAPATDPVRHGVPDEVLDAIL; translated from the coding sequence ATGGCCGTAGCCATCTTAACACACGACGCCTTCCCCGACCGAGCCAAAACGGCCGTCGGGCTGTTGCGGTACGGTGACCGAACGGTACGCGCGCTTATCGACCGCGAGCGGGCCGGCCAGCGCGTCCACGACTCGCTGCCGGACGTACAGGACGCGCCAGTCGTCGCATCGATGGCCGACGCACCCGAGGTGGACGCGCTCGTCATCGGCATCTCGCCTATCGGCGGTGAGTTCGACGAGTCCTGGCGTGAGGATGTCCGCACGGCGCTCGAACGCGGCTGTGACGTGTATTCTGGACTGCACGACTTCTTGGCTGACGACGATGAGTTCGCCCGCCTCGCCGCGGAACACGGCGCTGAACTGCACGACCTGCGCAAGCCGCCCGAAGACCTGACCGTGGCAGCGGGGACCGCCGGCGACGTGGACGCGACAGTCGTCACGACCGTCGGGACCGACTGCTCGACGGGGAAGATGACCGCATCGTTCGAAATTCGCGACGCGGCGCGGGAACGCGGCCTTGACGCCGCTGTCGTCCCGACCGGCCAGACCGGCATCGCCATCTCCGACCGGGGTATCGTCATCGACCGCGTCATTGCCGACTACGCTGCCGGCGCGGTGGAACGGTTGGTCGAAGAAGCGCAGGCGGCAGACCTCCTCGTCGTCGAAGGACAGGGCGCGCTGGCCCATCCGGCCTACTCGGGTGTGACGACGAGTATCCTCCACGGGTCGGTCCCGGATGCGCTCGTCATGTGTCACGAGGCTGGCCGGGAGGCCATCCACGGCTACGAGTCGTTCGATATTCCGCCCCTCCCCGAGTACGTCGATATCTACGAGCGTCTGGCCGCCCCAATCTCTGATGCGTCCGTCGTCGCGGGCATGTTGAACACGCGCCACCTCGACGACGATGCGGCCGCGGATGCTGTTGCGGGCTACAGCGCCGCTCTGGATGCACCGGCGACTGACCCGGTCCGCCACGGCGTCCCCGACGAGGTACTGGACGCTATCCTATGA
- a CDS encoding Vms1/Ankzf1 family peptidyl-tRNA hydrolase — MLDRLLGRASLKERVAELEEANHHLERQLDAEKERRADAATERQRAEAEVNRLEDRVAELQDRVERLQDEEGESTFRAEETLSRARLSEVLDRLESVETEPEGVFTAYVDAERSLPGPVRDAFGDRASLVASAAPCLAVTDDAGLLSACLSVPAPPSPFTGWADTVQLERSWFEPTDEHVVALVRSDLFAMGEYDGREQTAFHGFDSELKSQHSKGGFSQSRFERLRDQQIDSHLDRCRAAIEEVSPDRLYVVGEGSVIHEFEDLSTAMKPVDATGEPDAALDDAVRSLWTVRLRVP; from the coding sequence ATGCTTGACCGGTTGCTGGGACGGGCGTCGCTGAAGGAGCGAGTAGCCGAACTTGAGGAGGCAAATCACCACCTCGAACGACAGCTCGACGCCGAGAAGGAGCGCCGCGCCGACGCAGCGACCGAGCGCCAGCGGGCCGAGGCCGAGGTCAATCGGCTGGAGGACCGCGTCGCCGAACTTCAGGACCGAGTCGAACGCCTGCAAGACGAGGAGGGAGAATCGACGTTCCGAGCCGAGGAAACGCTCAGTCGGGCGCGACTGAGTGAAGTCCTCGACCGGCTGGAATCCGTCGAGACAGAACCAGAGGGGGTCTTTACCGCCTACGTCGATGCGGAGCGCTCCCTGCCGGGTCCAGTCCGGGACGCCTTCGGTGACCGCGCGTCGCTGGTCGCCAGCGCCGCACCGTGTCTCGCAGTCACCGACGACGCCGGCCTCCTGTCGGCGTGTCTGTCCGTCCCTGCGCCGCCGTCGCCGTTCACCGGGTGGGCCGACACGGTCCAGCTGGAGCGGTCGTGGTTCGAACCGACCGACGAGCACGTCGTCGCGCTGGTTCGCTCGGACCTGTTCGCCATGGGCGAGTACGACGGCCGGGAGCAAACTGCGTTCCACGGGTTCGACTCGGAGCTAAAGAGCCAGCACTCCAAGGGCGGCTTCTCACAGAGCCGGTTCGAGCGGCTCCGGGACCAGCAGATCGACTCCCATCTTGACCGCTGCCGGGCCGCTATCGAGGAGGTGTCCCCCGACCGGCTGTACGTCGTCGGCGAGGGGTCGGTTATCCACGAGTTCGAGGACCTCTCGACGGCGATGAAACCGGTCGACGCGACTGGGGAGCCCGACGCGGCACTTGACGATGCCGTCCGGTCACTGTGGACCGTTCGGTTGCGCGTGCCGTAG